The following coding sequences are from one Mugil cephalus isolate CIBA_MC_2020 chromosome 9, CIBA_Mcephalus_1.1, whole genome shotgun sequence window:
- the si:dkey-202l22.6 gene encoding interferon-induced very large GTPase 1, which produces MSVKLSKKLSSKKKKPAKDNAQTEILRKLGLDAPLDPASILDISTWTLEIGTPLEPKDLPKAFLQRLWLLDQDARSPFCQPPCDVPNNDNTSPEETPIGFEGDSQCIVNPLDLVTGVYMSANTFLQQEMAMRMVQCQFAVPLVLPNTDPEEPSRFLLWPLRGVVSQWMSHSPEKNYRVEEGDLASTCMSMVSCVKLGHCSVSKSKVLNHVLNGLRPHNETFLHRGVGGGQVPRRLANGLVEIRWCLPTGDITKDIFPVPVVISNLRGDASAHEMCFRLLCQASSALVIFCGDLREKDKQLLVSCKDMASKLILIDLSDTEVNEKRVVGFVGQNLEGHMGLPEGSVLPWNGLSEEELAYNLCDTLKNLLPDRLKPVTLEAAEKIALELGLNVDEGAVCKKAMATVEDMLKGLDEGSSEFRLRQLPLQGVLWRKLAELEKEESKQKKEGKESDTQLQTEKKDIMAELCSYRMTSAMKIFTDALYTTDKAERTYFLSWLKLRLRQMQTEKQNSPQELVTNLQTERENGMPEHLDEVENLDDSDSFCTDSSLEEETEEQPANTELQGSEQQCEISQELQNILPSTEENTEPRREHELLNGASNEKGEEIIEDNVCFQERISHPASESQNLESGENGTFCHQGQQLDEPDLTSSSEQQMYRDDSLEEQVPTCSQMLEPDPSSLGLEHFLREMGLIFELTHISPGSGSHNVLRFPSLAADLLLYGIPLELMDGESSNIPTSWLGCVFAELKRRLPQEQCRTRVLTNLGVHHSRNAEVLSTLFGVTFPEGRKRSTRGLYMIVLCLPDNLRKDMECDFLLLIDVEGLCSFPQDSESNTLLHDNEMATVAAGVSDILLQNISSHGGYEFETNFTVMVNALLRTKECGNVPVCQLLSQDEGLNSILQVSQLKRVSNMLQTETKDGETTSDENHYPKTTSCVTCVNWPWSITSLSEPVDTQYSKAILKLKENLFGALKVCADNPKASGLPEFMKHLSDVWDSVKADSFSISLQNTDIALAFSLLCTEFSQWEDSFLENTENWLMGATQKIFAEKAKALDAATQNEYLSELKNEAREEVKAGVSKVRSKLEAYLAKDAALKSNTETFRPVLLCYMDSLQDRVTEAILQRLETVNESHCSSSQMKKFETLLDEEQESKLYALAETSKATKMLLQDTELEEEFEGVWSKTLSNFDFRPSETEDITARVTEVLKQNLISCGHQKHIKKLEDIGQTQTSKFQVYDEHFGYRSRLKHMFEDNNRQQRLEAQQLAYKIIEEYNQFVEDKCSLPADFSDSYITELLENVEKALKEKPMEIKSAFEVDLKVHLCANACKDFQKLHDRYAKDRELLRWITTRKDMYSAEFIYNFRKRDQCQRVAQAFSSMVIKPTVLDYIHKPLGMLIVDEIQAKAQQYQSPRAFHQSLLEELIKDDQFESFLEYLLSYDNFRLKKIQDTVVDHLSESTNLGKQRQQRLGEIVGKISAAVSQAAEGTNGVLRDTKPLLESVCLTLQSDGDVDVNRESLTGPLFSITTEWDCFVKHLMELLATMRLDLFQEFSQNVDISQLLEYLPDQPHDCLFNRVKGCDKKCPLCGAPCEEEEMGHVVHKALLHRPKGLLPNDSSSLSCITGPENTTQDISMKCQDLHSLYPDWSISPDDPNCQKASAYWRYVLARFGERFSNAFNQEKVKIPEEWRNITQEEALDSLNEALLTRQSG; this is translated from the exons ATGTCAGTCAAACTTTCCAAGAAGCTgagcagcaagaaaaaaa AACCTGCAAAGGACAATGCACAGACAGAGATCCTACGTAAGCTCGGCCTGGATGCACCACTGGACCCAGCATCTATCTTAGACATCAGTACTTGGACTCTGGAGATTGGAACTCCTCTAGAGCCCAAGGATTTACCGAAAGCTTTCCTACAACGTCTTTGGCTGCTTGATCAAGATGCTCGGAGTCCTTTCTGTCAACCTCCATGTGATGTTCCTAACAATGACAACACCTCACCTGAGGAGACACCCATTGGTTTTGAAGGAGACAGCCAGTGTATCGTCAACCCCCTTGATCTAGTTACAGGTGTCTATATGTCTGCCAACACTTTCCTTCAGCAGGAGATGGCTATGCGCATGGTGCAGTGTCAGTTTGCTGTGCCTCTGGTCCTTCCAAACACAGATCCGGAGGAACCCAGTCGCTTCCTTCTTTGGCCTTTAAGAGGTGTTGTGAGCCAGTGGATGTCCCACTCTCCAGAAAAAAATTATAGAGTCGAAGAGGGGGATTTGGCAAGTACATGCATGTCAATGGTATCATGCGTAAAGCTTGGCCATTGCAGTGTATCTAAGTCCAAGGTGCTAAATCATGTCCTAAATGGACTCAGACCACACAATGAAACATTTCTCCACaggggggtgggtggagggCAGGTGCCTCGAAGACTTGCAAATGGCTTAGTAGAGATTAGATGGTGTTTACCCACTGGAGATATCACCAAAGATATTTTCCCTGTCCCTGTGGTCATCTCTAATCTACGAGGAGATGCCAGTGCCCATGAGATGTGTTTCCGTCTTCTATGTCAAGCATCCTCAGCTCTGGTTATTTTCTGTGGTGATCTCagggagaaagacaaacagcttCTTGTATCCTGCAAAGACATGGCAAGCAAGCTCATATTGATTGACCTTTCAGACACAGAGGTTAATGAGAAAAGAGTTGTGGGTTTTGTTGGTCAGAACCTTGAAGGGCACATGGGACTTCCTGAAGGATCTGTGCTTCCATGGAATGGTTTGAGTGAGGAGGAACTGGCGTATAATTTGTGTGATACCCTGAAAAACCTGTTACCAGACAGACTGAAACCTGTTACACTTGAGGCTGCAGAAAAAATAGCACTGGAGTTAGGCCTAAATGTGGATGAAGGCGCTGTCTGTAAAAAGGCTATGGCTACAGTGGAGGACATGTTGAAAGGTTTAGATGAGGGATCTTCTGAGTTCAGACTGAGACAGCTTCCTTTGCAGGGGGTTTTGTGGAGAAAACTGGCAGAACTAGAAAAAGAGGagagtaaacagaaaaaagaaggaaaggaatCAGATACCCAactgcaaacagaaaagaaagacatcATGGCCGAGTTATGCAGTTACAGGATGACCTCAGCTATGAAAATCTTCACTGATGCTCTTTACACGACAGATAAAGCAGAGAGGACTTACTTCCTTAGTTGGCTCAAACTGAGGCTTCGGCAAatgcaaactgaaaaacaaaacagtccaCAAGAGCTGGTCACAAAtctgcagacagaaagagaaaatggcaTGCCTGAACATTTGGATGAGGTTGAAAACCTAGATGACAGTGATAGTTTCTGCACAGATTCATCACTTgaggaggaaactgaagagCAGCCTGCAAATACAGAACTGCAAGGTTCTGAGCAACAATGTGAAATCAGCCAAGAGTTACAGAATATTTTACCATCTACAGAAGAGAACACAGAACCACGGAGAGAACACGAGTTGCTAAATGGGGCATCAAATGAAAAGGGTGAAGAAATTATTGAAGACAATGTCTGTTTTCAAGAGAGGATTTCACATCCAGCCTCTGAGAGTCAGAATTTAGAATCTGGAGAAAATGGCACTTTTTGCCACCAAGGGCAACAGCTAGATGAACCAGACTTGACTTCTTCAAGCGAACAACAAATGTACAGAGACGATTCGTTAGAAGAACAGGTACCTACATGTTCACAGATGCTTGAACCTGACCCCTCCTCATTGGGTCTTGAGCACTTTTTGCGTGAAATGGGCCTGATTTTTGAGCTAACACACATCAGCCCAGGCAGTGGGAGCCACAATGTGTTGCGTTTTCCTAGCTTAGCTGCCGACCTTCTTCTCTATGGGATTCCACTTGAATTAATGGATGGAGAATCCTCTAATATCCCCACCAGCTGGCTGGGTTGTGTCTTTGCAGAGCTCAAACGCCGCCTACCTCAAGAACAGTGCAGGACTCGAGTGCTGACAAACCTTGGTGTGCATCATTCCAGGAATGCTGAGGTTCTTTCAACATTATTTGGAGTGACATTCCCTGAAGGGAGAAAAAGATCCACTCGAGGTCTGTACATGATTGTTCTGTGTCTTCCTGATAATCTTCGAAAGGACATGGAGTGTGATTTCCTGTTGTTAATTGATGTAGAAGGTCTCTGCTCATTCCCACAAGACAGCGAAAGCAATACACTCCTCCACGACAATGAGATGGCCACTGTTGCAGCAGGAGTGAGTGATATTTTACTTCAGAACATTTCTTCACATGGTGGTTATGAGTTTGAAACAAACTTCACTGTTATGGTCAATGCTCTCCTTCGCACCAAAGAATGTGGAAATGTGCCTGTTTGCCAACTCCTGTCCCAGGATGAAGGACTCAACAGCATTTTGCAAGTCTCACAGCTAAAGCGGGTTTCCAATATGCTTCAGACTGAGACTAAGGATGGAGAAACTACCAGTGATGAAAACCATTATCCAAAAACCACAAGCTGCGTCACCTGTGTCAATTGGCCTTGGTCCATTACATCCCTCTCAGAACCAGTTGATACACAGTACAGTAAGGCTATCTTAAAACTTAAGGAAAACCTGTTTGGGGCTTTGAAAGTGTGTGCAGATAATCCCAAAGCTTCAGGCCTGCCTGAATTTATGAAACATCTGTCTGATGTTTGGGATTCAGTGAAAGCAGATTCATTCTCCATTAGCCTTCAAAATACTGACATAGCTTTAGCATTTTCTCTGTTATGCACAGAATTTTCCCAGTGGGAGGATAGTTtcctggaaaacacagaaaactggCTAATGGGGGCAACACAGAAAATTTTTGCTGAGAAGGCAAAAGCTTTGGATGCTGCAACCCAAAATGAGTATCTGAGTGAACTGAAGAATGAAGCTAGAGAAGAAGTAAAAGCTGGGGTGAGCAAAGTCAGGTCAAAACTTGAGGCCTATTTGGCAAAAGATGCTGCTcttaaaagcaacacagaaacattcaggcCAGTCCTACTGTGTTATATGGACAGCCTCCAGGATAGAGTGACTGAAGCAATACTACAAAGGTTGGAGACAGTCAATGAGAGCCATTGTTCTTCCTCACAGATGAAAAAATTTGAGACCTTGCTGGATGAAGAACAAGAGTCCAAGTTGTATGCACTGGCAGAAACAAGCAAGGCAACTAAAATGCTCTTACAAGACACGGAGCTGGAAGAGGAGTTTGAGGGTGTGTGGAGTAAGACATTGTCCAACTTTGACTTCAGGCCTTCTGAAACAGAAGATATTACTGCAAGAGTGACAGAGGTTCTGAAACAGAATCTAATCAGCTGTGGCcaccaaaaacacattaaaaagcttGAAGACATTGGCCAAACCCAGACATCCAAATTCCAAGTTTATGATGAGCATTTTGGATACCGCAGCAGattaaaacacatgtttgaAGACAACAATAGACAACAGAGATTAGAAGCTCAACAGTTGGCATACAAAATCATAGAAGAATACAATCAGTTTGTGGAAGATAAATGTAGCTTACCAGCAGATTTCTCCGACAGTTACATTACCGAACttttagaaaatgttgaaaaagctTTGAAGGAGAAACCCATGGAAATCAAATCAGCCTTTGAAGTCGATCTGAAAGTTCATCTCTGTGCCAATGCATGCAAAGACTTCCAAAAACTTCATGACCGCTATGCTAAAGATAGAGAACTTTTGAGATGGATTACTACGAGAAAGGATATGTACTCAGCGGAGTTTATCTACAACTTCAGGAAGAGAGACCAGTGCCAGAGGGTGGCCCAAGCCTTCAGCTCCATGGTCATCAAACCCACAGTTTTGGACTACATCCATAAACCCCTGGGGATGCTCATTGTGGATGAGATCCAGGCCAAAGCTCAACAGTATCAGTCCCCACGAGCTTTCCACCAAAGCTTGCTGGAGGAGCTGATTAAAGATGACCAATTTGAAAGCTTTTTGGAATATTTGCTTTCCTATGACAACTTTAGACTGAAAAAGATCCAGGACACGGTGGTGGATCACCTCTCTGAATCAACAAATTTGGGTaaacagaggcagcagaggCTTGGCGAAATTGTCGGAAAGATTTCAGCAGCTGTGAGCCAAGCAGCAGAAGGTACCAATGGAGTGCTGAGAGATACAAAACCACTGCTTGAGAGTGTGTGTCTCACTTTACAGAGTGATGGGGATGTTGATGTCAACAGAGAGTCTCTGACTGGACCACTATTCAGTATCACCACAGAATGGGATTGTTTTGTGAAACATTTAATGGAGTTACTGGCAACAATGAGACTGGATCTTTTCCAGGAGTTTTCCCAGAATGTCGATATCAGTCAGCTTCTTGAGTACCTTCCAGATCAGCCCCACGACTGCCTTTTTAACAGAGTGAAGGGATGTGACAAGAAATGTCCTCTGTGCGGAGCCCcttgtgaggaggaggagatgggacATGTGGTTCACAAGGCCTTGCTACATCGACCCAAAGGCTTGCTGCCTAATGactcctcttctctgtcctgTATCACTGGCCCAGAAAACACAACTCAGGATATATCCATGAAATGCCAGGACCTCCATTCTCTCTACCCAGACTGGAGCATTTCCCCCGATGACCCAAACTGCCAAAAGGCCTCTGCTTACTGGAG GTATGTGTTGGCAAGGTTTGGCGAGAGGTTCTCCAATGCCTTCAACCAGGAGAAAGTAAAGATTCCTGAAGAGTGGAGGAATATTACTCAGGAGGAGGCCTTAGACAGTCTGAACGAGGCCCTCCTCACCAGACAGAGTGGCTAA